From the Argopecten irradians isolate NY chromosome 13, Ai_NY, whole genome shotgun sequence genome, one window contains:
- the LOC138306184 gene encoding uncharacterized protein, with amino-acid sequence MMDRMMKSLMKKSEGPNGLSELTPILTQVMLGLTAGNNKLPPTSHNNGVLKKPQQTIESTLRHTQPISTSFDSGKEQIKSTKLTAQSSIADIMAHLTEMPNLGTPTSTHENNDQEKPVDRTMDSPIPDTSSSLSSTRLKTAVDLLRTAMTTLTAASDIINKLVLDGVDLDIARDAISSGIPRGNALGHPGTPDIGEISIKTMKGKDEYRKGALQGDHRGSRRTIGMSTARSEGRSTSGSTRSERRSTSGSTTSENDVDNRNLTPFESVFGEIVPVPERGQLLNPIGNMHLREKDFVRSGKNSLQPNSNDKDIFSHPMDFPHQAEPYPHLAGKRKSPGIMPPPMAPPMDMTAFPGSMMSQFESPVPPQNSMPMGGPNQSFNPGNFGSRPTLNTGFMPPTNPDFMSG; translated from the exons ATGATGGATCGGATGATGAAATCATTAATGAAGAAATCTGAAGGACCGAATGGCCTGTCCGAGCTAACACCTATACTTACCCAGGTGATGTTGGGGCTGACCGCTGGCAATAACA AGCTCCCGCCTACCTCTCACAATAATGGGGTCCTAAAAAAGCCACAGCAGACGATCGAATCTACACTGAGGCACACGCAACCGATTTCTACATCATTCGACTCAGGGAAAGAACAGATAAAGAGCA CGAAATTGACAGCACAGAGCTCAATAGCTGACATCATGGCTCATTTGACAGAAATGCCAAACCTTGGTACGCCAACATCAACACACG AAAACAATGACCAAGAGAAACCAGTGGACAGAACTATGGACTCGCCAATACCTGATACATCAAGTTCTTTGTCGA GTACGAGACTTAAAACTGCTGTGGATTTACTGAGGACAGCAATGACAACACTAACAGCAGCAAGCgatataataaacaaactaGTACTAGACGGCGTGGATCTAGATATCGCAAGGGACGCTATCTCTTCCGGGATACCGAGAGGAAACGCTCTAGGTCATCCTGGTACTCCAGACATAGGTGAAATAtctataaaaacaatgaaaggAAAAGACGAATATAGAAAAGGTGCACTCCAGGGTGACCATAGGGGCAGTCGCAGGACAATCGGGATGTCTACAGCACGTTCAGAGGGAAGATCTACTTCCGGGTCAACACGTTCAGAGAGAAGGTCTACATCCGGATCAACTACATcagaaaatgatgtggataaTAGAAACTTGACTCCGTTTGAAAGTGTATTCGGAGAAATAGTTCCCGTCCCTGAACGGGGCCAGCTTCTTAACCCGATCGGTAACATGCATCTTCGAGAGAAAGACTTTGTGAGGTCGGGGAAGAATTCCTTACAGCCTAACTCCAATGATAAAGACATATTTTCGCACCCTATGGACTTCCCTCATCAAGCGGAACCTTATCCACATCTGGCAGGGAAGCGTAAAAGTCCAGGTATAATGCCCCCTCCCATGGCCCCTCCAATGGACATGACTGCTTTTCCTGGATCAATGATGTCACAATTCGAGTCCCCAGTGCCACCACAGAACTCAA TGCCAATGGGTGGACCTAACCAAAGCTTCAATCCAGGGAATTTCGGGTCTAGACCAACGCTCAATACAGGATTTATGCCGCCTACAAATCCCGATTTCATGTCAGG gTGA